A genomic window from Salvia hispanica cultivar TCC Black 2014 chromosome 5, UniMelb_Shisp_WGS_1.0, whole genome shotgun sequence includes:
- the LOC125189126 gene encoding uncharacterized protein LOC125189126 isoform X1: MESDESTAIPIQWSHEANWIIAHGSLQSTVTVESSDHPIAEPDSENTATKFPLILKPPTPDFGHCEIKICFKQTYEVRQIYVRSTARAYEIYYATSPNSINEYLSTVRCGVAERDDKVLQTSCVEAEEHGDSLSGDVAAETASSGGSTATSEDDWVNIKVPGTGSSPASDKTNTIGVNNVQDFYEATAQISDSEPCLSLTIRLLSLHDKGHVYVDEVYVFVDPVESTDSGNGAALAGGSAQNSLMAMFMPTLLQLSKSGVSRAQEKSDEVLKNSNMELVSTTTDRIDSPQQVLKPKEVCKDNTESAEHQQHTSAKKYCMAANENSFQPSHLETAMEQLVSRLSRVEDICLRFEEKMLKPIERIEERLQQVENQLEKLAKSSHESGLPHCTRISAPEFSCSGSDTSSFYNNELEKKDFTSDDLPDTPEANFNPGLIITAPEFSYGEEEEDNDDLKPLEDSHRVEPKKTLSIDDALAAALNGFMSSAVSEPIQIPIGLLGDENEEIQYQGHAKFCQTETREFPAAESGSTESSQNVQVFTIEAPDFSLEETGGEEQLNSVQSLSDVASVTEKENVDFGNEMVPLSNNSADTSDFGIKESTDELVSPSNGNSPAASNGCLNTSSKVNVIETYFEGNTTSGRDQITSSSAPSPPKDSTDTSMHQISDESNLGKLSSKPDDQDAASQEIIGQEAKIVSESEQQHVAVESSEDDAEHVSVPSHAASFLDFELPILEVKFTSELRMGAKSALEALLDDEASESNTEAPLTDMKKVDGICVDGHETIDVLSKNCLLVDLEVSAEDTAVSSPLEGAPSHSLSHTSSSEMDFIDRFK; the protein is encoded by the exons ATGGAATCAGACGAATCCACTGCAATTCCAATTCAATGGAGCCATGAAGCCAATTGGATCATCGCTCACGGCTCTCTCCAATCTACTGTCACCGTCGAGTCCTCCGACCACCCGATCGCAGAGCCTGACTCGGAAAACACAGCCACTAAATTTCCACTTATTCTCAAGCCTCCTACCCCCGATTTCGGTCACTGTGAAATTAAGA TATGTTTTAAGCAAACGTATGAGGTTCGCCAAATATATGTTCGGAGCACTGCACGCGCATATGAGATCTATTATGCAACTTCTCCTAATAGTATAAATGAGTATCTCTCTACTGTTCGGTGTGGTGTTGCTGAACGCGATGACAAAGTTCTCCAAACCAGTTGTGTTGAAGCAGAGGAGCATGGGGACTCTCTATCAGGAGACGTAGCTGCAGAAACTGCTTCAAGTGGGGGAAGTACTGCCACAAGTGAGGATGATTGGGTTAACATAAAAGTCCCTGGGACTGGGAGTAGCCCTGCTTCAGATAAGACCAATACCATTGGAGTGAACAATGTACAG GACTTCTATGAGGCTACAGCACAAATAAGTGATTCAGAGCCTTGTTTGTCGCTTACAATTCGATTATTATCACTTCATGACAAAGGACATGTATATGTGGATGAAGTATATGTGTTTGTGGACCCTGTGGAGTCAACTGATTCTGGAAATGGGGCTGCACTGGCAGGAGGCTCGGCACAAAATTCTCTTATGGCCATGTTCATGCCAACCCTTCTGCAGTTATCCAAATCAGGTGTAAGCCGAGCTCAAGAAAAATCTGATGAAGTGCTTAAGAATAGTAACATGGAATTGGTATCAACAACAACCGACAGAATTGATTCTCCTCAGCAAGTTCTGAAGCCAAAGGAAGTTTGTAAGGATAATACTGAGTCAGCTGAACATCAGCAACACACTTCTGCAAAGAAATATTGTATGGCGgcaaatgaaaatagttttcaGCCAAGTCATCTTGAAACAGCTATGGAACAGCTCGTCTCTCGACTGAGCAGAGTGGAAGATATATGTTTGAGGTTTGAAGAGAAAATGTTGAAGCCAATAGAGAGAATAGAGGAAAGGCTTCAACAAGTTGAGAATCAACTTGAGAAACTTGCCAAGAGTTCTCATGAGTCTGGTTTGCCACATTGCACAAGAATCTCTGCCCCTGAATTTTCTTGCAGTGGATCGGACACAAGCTCTTTCTACAATAATGAACTTGAAAAGAAGGATTTTACAAGTGATGACCTGCCTGACACCCCTGAGGCAAATTTTAATCCTGGCCTTATCATAACTGCTCCTGAGTTTTCATATGGTGAAGAGGAGGAAGATAATGATGATTTGAAACCATTGGAGGATTCTCATCGTGTGGAACCGAAGAAAACCTTGTCGATCGATGATGCTCTGGCAGCAGCACTTAACGGATTTATGTCTAGTGCAGTTTCTGAACCTATACAAATACCTATAGGTCTCCTTGGTGATGAAAATGAGGAAATTCAGTATCAGGGGCATGCTAAATTTTGTCAGACAGAGACTAGAGAATTCCCTGCTGCAGAGAGTGGCAGTACAGAGTCATCACAGAATGTTCAAGTCTTTACAATCGAGGCTCCTGATTTTTCTTTGGAAGAAACTGGCGGTGAGGAGCAATTGAATTCTGTCCAGTCCTTGTCCGATGTAGCTTCTGTTACTGAAAAGGAGAATGTGGACTTTGGTAATGAGATGGTCCCTCTTAGCAATAATTCTGCTGACACATCTGATTTTGGTATAAAAGAAAGCACAGATGAGTTAGTTTCACCATCTAATGGTAACTCCCCTGCTGCTTCTAATGGATGCTTGAATACGAGCTCCAAAGTAAATGTGATAGAGACTTACTTTGAAGGGAATACTACCAGTGGTCGTGATCAAATCACTAGCAGTTCTGCACCTAGTCCACCCAAAGACTCAACAGATACCAGCATGCATCAGATTTCTGACGAGAGTAACCTAGGAAAATTAAGTAGTAAGCCCGATGATCAGGATGCTGCTTCACAAGAGATCATAGGACAGGAGGCCAAGATTGTCTCTGAATCTGAGCAGCAACACGTAGCAGTAGAAAGCAGTGAAGATGACGCAGAGCATGTATCTGTCCCTTCTCACGCTGCTTCTTTTTTAGACTTCGAGTTACCTATTTTAGAGGTGAAGTTCACTTCTGAGTTGCGCATGGGTGCCAAGTCTGCCCTTGAAGCTCTTCTAGATGATGAAGCATCAGAATCGAATACTGAAGCTCCTCTCACCGATATGAAGAAAGTTGATGGTATTTGCGTTGATGGGCATGAAACAATAGATGTTTTGTCCAAAAACTGCCTTTTGGTAGATCTTGAAGTTTCTGCTGAAGACACGGCGGTCTCTTCACCTTTGGAGGGTGCACCATCTCACAGTCTATCTCATACAAGCAGCTCGGAAATGGAC TTCATTGACAGGTTCAAATAA
- the LOC125189126 gene encoding uncharacterized protein LOC125189126 isoform X2: MESDESTAIPIQWSHEANWIIAHGSLQSTVTVESSDHPIAEPDSENTATKFPLILKPPTPDFGHCEIKICFKQTYEVRQIYVRSTARAYEIYYATSPNSINEYLSTVRCGVAERDDKVLQTSCVEAEEHGDSLSGDVAAETASSGGSTATSEDDWVNIKVPGTGSSPASDKTNTIGVNNVQDFYEATAQISDSEPCLSLTIRLLSLHDKGHVYVDEVYVFVDPVESTDSGNGAALAGGSAQNSLMAMFMPTLLQLSKSGVSRAQEKSDEVLKNSNMELVSTTTDRIDSPQQVLKPKEVCKDNTESAEHQQHTSAKKYCMAANENSFQPSHLETAMEQLVSRLSRVEDICLRFEEKMLKPIERIEERLQQVENQLEKLAKSSHESGLPHCTRISAPEFSCSGSDTSSFYNNELEKKDFTSDDLPDTPEANFNPGLIITAPEFSYGEEEEDNDDLKPLEDSHRVEPKKTLSIDDALAAALNGFMSSAVSEPIQIPIGLLGDENEEIQYQGHAKFCQTETREFPAAESGSTESSQNVQVFTIEAPDFSLEETGGEEQLNSVQSLSDVASVTEKENVDFGNEMVPLSNNSADTSDFGIKESTDELVSPSNGNSPAASNGCLNTSSKVNVIETYFEGNTTSGRDQITSSSAPSPPKDSTDTSMHQISDESNLGKLSSKPDDQDAASQEIIGQEAKIVSESEQQHVAVESSEDDAEHVSVPSHAASFLDFELPILEVKFTSELRMGAKSALEALLDDEASESNTEAPLTDMKKVDGICVDGHETIDVLSKNCLLVDLEVSAEDTAVSSPLEGAPSHSLSHTSSSEMDK; encoded by the exons ATGGAATCAGACGAATCCACTGCAATTCCAATTCAATGGAGCCATGAAGCCAATTGGATCATCGCTCACGGCTCTCTCCAATCTACTGTCACCGTCGAGTCCTCCGACCACCCGATCGCAGAGCCTGACTCGGAAAACACAGCCACTAAATTTCCACTTATTCTCAAGCCTCCTACCCCCGATTTCGGTCACTGTGAAATTAAGA TATGTTTTAAGCAAACGTATGAGGTTCGCCAAATATATGTTCGGAGCACTGCACGCGCATATGAGATCTATTATGCAACTTCTCCTAATAGTATAAATGAGTATCTCTCTACTGTTCGGTGTGGTGTTGCTGAACGCGATGACAAAGTTCTCCAAACCAGTTGTGTTGAAGCAGAGGAGCATGGGGACTCTCTATCAGGAGACGTAGCTGCAGAAACTGCTTCAAGTGGGGGAAGTACTGCCACAAGTGAGGATGATTGGGTTAACATAAAAGTCCCTGGGACTGGGAGTAGCCCTGCTTCAGATAAGACCAATACCATTGGAGTGAACAATGTACAG GACTTCTATGAGGCTACAGCACAAATAAGTGATTCAGAGCCTTGTTTGTCGCTTACAATTCGATTATTATCACTTCATGACAAAGGACATGTATATGTGGATGAAGTATATGTGTTTGTGGACCCTGTGGAGTCAACTGATTCTGGAAATGGGGCTGCACTGGCAGGAGGCTCGGCACAAAATTCTCTTATGGCCATGTTCATGCCAACCCTTCTGCAGTTATCCAAATCAGGTGTAAGCCGAGCTCAAGAAAAATCTGATGAAGTGCTTAAGAATAGTAACATGGAATTGGTATCAACAACAACCGACAGAATTGATTCTCCTCAGCAAGTTCTGAAGCCAAAGGAAGTTTGTAAGGATAATACTGAGTCAGCTGAACATCAGCAACACACTTCTGCAAAGAAATATTGTATGGCGgcaaatgaaaatagttttcaGCCAAGTCATCTTGAAACAGCTATGGAACAGCTCGTCTCTCGACTGAGCAGAGTGGAAGATATATGTTTGAGGTTTGAAGAGAAAATGTTGAAGCCAATAGAGAGAATAGAGGAAAGGCTTCAACAAGTTGAGAATCAACTTGAGAAACTTGCCAAGAGTTCTCATGAGTCTGGTTTGCCACATTGCACAAGAATCTCTGCCCCTGAATTTTCTTGCAGTGGATCGGACACAAGCTCTTTCTACAATAATGAACTTGAAAAGAAGGATTTTACAAGTGATGACCTGCCTGACACCCCTGAGGCAAATTTTAATCCTGGCCTTATCATAACTGCTCCTGAGTTTTCATATGGTGAAGAGGAGGAAGATAATGATGATTTGAAACCATTGGAGGATTCTCATCGTGTGGAACCGAAGAAAACCTTGTCGATCGATGATGCTCTGGCAGCAGCACTTAACGGATTTATGTCTAGTGCAGTTTCTGAACCTATACAAATACCTATAGGTCTCCTTGGTGATGAAAATGAGGAAATTCAGTATCAGGGGCATGCTAAATTTTGTCAGACAGAGACTAGAGAATTCCCTGCTGCAGAGAGTGGCAGTACAGAGTCATCACAGAATGTTCAAGTCTTTACAATCGAGGCTCCTGATTTTTCTTTGGAAGAAACTGGCGGTGAGGAGCAATTGAATTCTGTCCAGTCCTTGTCCGATGTAGCTTCTGTTACTGAAAAGGAGAATGTGGACTTTGGTAATGAGATGGTCCCTCTTAGCAATAATTCTGCTGACACATCTGATTTTGGTATAAAAGAAAGCACAGATGAGTTAGTTTCACCATCTAATGGTAACTCCCCTGCTGCTTCTAATGGATGCTTGAATACGAGCTCCAAAGTAAATGTGATAGAGACTTACTTTGAAGGGAATACTACCAGTGGTCGTGATCAAATCACTAGCAGTTCTGCACCTAGTCCACCCAAAGACTCAACAGATACCAGCATGCATCAGATTTCTGACGAGAGTAACCTAGGAAAATTAAGTAGTAAGCCCGATGATCAGGATGCTGCTTCACAAGAGATCATAGGACAGGAGGCCAAGATTGTCTCTGAATCTGAGCAGCAACACGTAGCAGTAGAAAGCAGTGAAGATGACGCAGAGCATGTATCTGTCCCTTCTCACGCTGCTTCTTTTTTAGACTTCGAGTTACCTATTTTAGAGGTGAAGTTCACTTCTGAGTTGCGCATGGGTGCCAAGTCTGCCCTTGAAGCTCTTCTAGATGATGAAGCATCAGAATCGAATACTGAAGCTCCTCTCACCGATATGAAGAAAGTTGATGGTATTTGCGTTGATGGGCATGAAACAATAGATGTTTTGTCCAAAAACTGCCTTTTGGTAGATCTTGAAGTTTCTGCTGAAGACACGGCGGTCTCTTCACCTTTGGAGGGTGCACCATCTCACAGTCTATCTCATACAAGCAGCTCGGAAATGGAC AAATAA
- the LOC125187971 gene encoding protein TAB2 homolog, chloroplastic: MASLSFNSTRIKNPITTKIPPSKVQIHPPQIKTPNLRNFPICFSVSGSSVSSTPLQPETGNSAFEEEELNDDPTSELSYLDPETDPESITEWEVDFCSRPILDIRGKKTWELVVCDVSLSLQYTKYFPNNVINSVTLKNAIVSICDELGLPLPEKIKFFRSQMQTIITRACSELGIKPIPSKRCLSLVLWLEERYETVYTRHPGFQKGSKPLLALDNPFPMELPESLYGEKWAFVQLPFSAVQEEASSLETRFAFGATLDLDLLGIEVGEETLIPGLAVASSRAKPLAAWMNGLEVCSVEADTSRASVVLSVGISTRYVYATYKKTPVTTSEAEAWEAAKKACGGLHFLAIQEDLDSDDCVGFWLLLDLPPPPV, translated from the exons ATGGCGAGTCTAAGCTTCAATTCCACTAGAATCAAAAACCCTATCACCACCAAAATCCCCCCTTCTAAAGTGCAAATTCACCCACCCCAAATAAAAACTCCAAATCTCAGGAATTTCCCAATTTGCTTTTCAGTGTCGGGAAGCTCAGTTTCTTCCACGCCATTGCAGCCTGAAACCGGGAATTCCGCCttcgaagaagaagagctCAACGACGACCCCACCTCGGAGCTCAGCTACCTCGACCCGGAGACGGATCCGGAGAGCATCACAGAGTGGGAGGTGGATTTCTGCTCTAGGCCGATCCTCGATATTAGGGGGAAAAAGACTTGGGAGCTCGTTGTTTGCGATGTGTCGCTTTCGCTGCAGTATACAAAGTATTTTCCTAACAATGTTATCAACAGTGTCACTCTTAAGAATGCTATCGTCTCCATCTGTGATGAATTGGGCTTGCCTTTGccagaaaaaattaaattttttag GTCACAGATGCAGACAATTATTACGAGAGCTTGCAGTGAGCTTGGTATAAAACCTATTCCGAGTAAACGG TGTTTGTCTCTGGTTCTGTGGCTCGAAGAGCGTTACGAAACTGTATACACACGACATCCCGGTTTCCAGAAGGGATCAAAGCCACTTCTTGCACTCGATAATCCTTTCCCTATGGAACTTCCAGAAAGTTTATATGGAGAAAAATGGGCATTTGTTCAGTTGCCCTTTTCAG CTGTCCAAGAAGAGGCCTCATCTTTGGAGACAAGATTTGCTTTTGGTGCTACCTTAGATTTGGATCTTCTGGGGATTGAAGTTGGTGAGGAAACACTAATTCCTGGACTCGCGGTTGCATCATCTCGAGCTAAACCATTAGCAG CATGGATGAACGGGTTAGAGGTGTGCTCGGTTGAAGCTGACACGAGTCGAGCTTCTGTGGTGCTGTCCGTTGGGATCTCAACTCGGTACGTGTATGCCACATACAAGAAGACACCGGTGACTACGAGTGAAGCTGAAGCTTGGGAAGCAGCCAAGAAGGCCTGTGGAGGATTGCACTTTCTTGCCATTCAAGAGGACTTGGACTCGGACGACTGTGTCGGCTTCTGGCTCTTGTTGGACCTCCCACCTCCGCCAGTATGA